The nucleotide sequence ggagtgtcagtcatgttaaaaaagttaacagcttaagtcatttgtggattaatgcgtattagagacgcgaaccgtttcaaacgattcagttcgatttggtgaactggttcaaccggttcactaagaagaaccggttaaattcaACGATTCGTTCGCGAACAGGACATCACCAACGTTACAAGTGACTTGTCGGTTTAACTCGAGCCCATCAGCAGCAGTAGCCCTGATTATTCATCCAGGACGCGGTCAAAAACAGCACCAATATGCGGAATTATTCTTGCCTTCTTTGGTTTTTATTGTTTGTGGAAGGTAAGTCAGATTTCTGCTCATTAATTTTACACTTTCGGTTTCGTTATAAACAGGAAACCCATAATGCGCATTTGTTCTTAGCCTTTTCATATTGTCATTTCCTGTGATTCTTAACATacacaattacattaattttatataGAGTTGGTGATCACACTGTTAATATGACAGCAAACATTAAATGTGGGTGGGtaaatagtttgtgtgtgtgtgtgtttactgacgGCCTTTAGGCTAATACATCACCATCCGTGGAAACTGAAGACAGATAAACTTATTGGTTACTGTTTTgagttataaaatataataataataatggcctATACGCAGACTTTCTTTTGGCCCTTAAAGGCCATCtttcaatttaattgtatatacatATCCTCATATGACTTAATTTATACAGAATCttatatgaaaatgttaatttaaaaagaataCATATGTTTTACAACGCCCATGggcagaaattaagaaaaaaagtgtattcTAAACTACGCTCCAAAAAAACGCCTTTTCCCAGAGAACGTGTCATATGACGTAACGACAGCGCTGCCGCCATGTTTCTCAGTGTGGGTAGATCATGGGTGCCCAACCCGCCTGcacctggcgatcgactgtcctcctgcgaagtttagctccattcctaatcaaacacacctgcctttaatttttaagagAGCCTGAAGACCTAATTAGTTGCGTGTGTTTGATTAGaattggagctgaactctgcaggacagtcgACCGCCAGAATTAGTGTTGAGCAGCACCCCTGGTTTACTCCGTCTGAGAGGTGGTAACAGAAAAGAGAGTTTGTCGTTATCATTATTATAGTAGGTTTTTGTAACAATGACTGTATTTACATGAACAGTATATTCCCGTCCTTACCGGAACACTTAACTGCTTTCATACACGTACTCCGCAGTACATGCGAGCTCATTTACATAATCCGTCGGAATAGAGGGGAGTAGTATGACAGCCGGTCAATGGGAaggctaacgcaagtgaagttctgctaaaaggtGGCAGCCCctacccgacttcaacttccggtcgagttccttgccccctgtgctgagtcccaatttgcatactatccgtcctaaatagtatgcgaaactagaattggtacgtcccaaatcgtagtatgttgaaaatagtattccaaagatacccggatggtctactatttccggttagaattcgaagtgcagatcaatgcacactctaagtgctaatattgtccacaacccattgcgtacgggagggaggagctttgcgatggctttgtggtgatgtaaacatggcagccgggtgcagcagcggagatgcgccctcagcttttaagtgtaagaattcaaatgtttaaccctaattaaagttataatttatttcgttacacacattgcacatgaacgtcagaaccagtcgcctcacaaacgacctgcgtttggttctacgatGAAGCAGCCCTGCTTcctcactcctcaacttggtagaagtacacatagtaaaatgtattgtgaaaaaaaacgatgagaaaaaatgatgggaacagtaaataaaattttattggacataaagaattaatgaaacgttaacagttgtggtgtgtgTAACTAGtcaaccacgttgtcgttcatgttgcatgacgtcatcgaagtatgtcccaggtgtgcatactcttttgctacacactcaaaagtatgtacttttccctcacaaaaaaagtacatacttttaggtcgtagtataagtaggcgaattcgGACTCAGCACTGgttttcccccacgggctaaattcacatcacgtgacggggcgttcccgggggcgttcccagaccaaccgtctgtatcTATGCTCGGAATTCCAGCTGGTCGGTTATGTTGTTCAGATATACGGCCCAAACGCTTGACATCTGCAGAAGCAGAACATGCGGACACAGGTCTGAAAGCAGTTACTGATTAAAAATCAGCTAGCAATTTCTAAAAAATTTCACGATAAACTATGTTGTGCAGAAATGCGCAGCATTTCCATCCCTGTCCAGACTAGCTGACCGTCACAGATGTAAGCCTACAccctacagcatttatttaaaatctgggatctaaatgaaacattttaagacaCAAGTTGCTGGCATATATGGTGACAATCTACATGGATtcttgaaaaacaacaaaatcgatagcaatattgctaaatatgatttattaaagatACTGCAGTGTGATAAACATGGAGACAACATTAGCCACAATTAGCTATAGCCTGTGGTCACTCCACCGATTCTCCTCACACCACAACTCTATCTCTATCCTCTGTCCATTTACCCTTCCCCTTAACTCTGCCTGACCCCTCTCTCGCCTAGGCGGCTCTTAATAATACGGCAATGGCCCATAGTAAGAGTTGGCATTAACCCCAACTGCAACCTCTTCACTGTCTGACTCAATTACGAAGAGATGAGATTTACCGGCCGTAGCATCACTTCCAATCAGAGCGTTTTTGACAGTGgaagtaatttttatttaaaaaacttttttaatgcacatttatgatTAATTTCTTCAAGAAAATTTAGTTCCTACACAGGGATCTTCAACTTGAAATATGGGCTTTAAAAAAGTTTAATGAGTTATTGTCAGTCAGTTTAGGTGCGTCTCAAATCTAAAAAGGCACAGGGTGCACATAGGCATACCTCTCACTTACTTTATGGAATAAAGTAAACAGATGCATACTATATTACGATAGTATAATTACAGAATACACAATGTATTacacaactaaggtttttttattttattattatcattatcaccCTCTAGATGCACGTAGTATAACAAAATCAATTTTCTAACTGAAAGTCTGTAGAGAGCCATGAGTCATCAACATGTATGAATAAGattaaggaaaatataaattCCAATAACTAAACAATCAATAATTTGGTTTAACAAaagtaatgataaaaataattattattattatttaattgcatGATTTAAcagttaaatgttacatttatgaaTAGATTCTGAAAAGTAACAATGGGCACCAGGACTGAAGCAAAAAAGTGCTTATATTATAATCATACTTGAGTTTAAAAACACATGTTTtagatttagaaaaaaataaaaataaaataacccacAAACAATGTAACACAATGAGCAAtgtaaaaaagatatatatatatatatgtatgtatatgtatgtatatatgtatgtcttTTTGATCCAAGCATTGGattgtatgtgtttgtgagtgagtgtctgtacTTGGTTATTGATTTGAAAATgtagtatgaatgtgtgtagttTAAATTTAATCTGGATTTACTACATTCGCCATGTTGTCCTTATTATATGAACATACCAATATCAGCTGTGTTAGATTGATAATATATTAGTAAATTTTAAtcaatgctttagaagtattgtGTATTCAACCTTTGTGCTGTATTCTCTGTTGACAATTTGACATGCAGTTTTCTTACATTACACTTTGTCCACCCTGTTTGTTGTAGGCCTACCCACTTAAAGTCCTCATTAAATCAAAATGCACTGTTTACATTGTTAGTGCACATTGCTAGTCTTGAGGTAAATAATTAATCCATGCAaattaatccactgaaaaaatAATCCACTGTTTTGGTAACTTCAGAAAATTTGCTTCCActctgatgacgtcagtttgactGCTTGGGCAGAGCATCCAGAACATCCTCCCCTCTAACTGTTAGTTTGCTGAGTAGGGATATGCTGGTATCAAATTTTCATGctgcgattaattgctaatgcttttatcaagGTATATGGTATTATCACGATATTgaaaagtggtcataatacagtagaactgatttaataactttttcttgtaacaaaaataactaaacaataaagcaatacagaaaaatatatataaagttttacacagattaaagtgcaaaagacctataaagaccaataggtcTTTTATCTCTTTAAAATAAGACCttattagttaaccttagttaatgcattaacattcacaatgtgCAAGaactacatttgctacagaagttattatttgtaaaaaaaaaatacaattcttagttcatgttagttcattaaataacacagctgcaactttcgattttaacaatgtgttattaaatatcataatacctaatattaaagggggggggtgaaatgctcgttttcactcaatatcctgttaatcttgagtacctatagagtagtactgcatccttcataactccaaaaagtctttagttttattatattcataagagaaagatagtctgtaccgatttttcccggaaaaacacgaccggctggaggcgtgacgtgtgggcggagctaaagaatcacgagcgcgagtaagcttttgcgttgagagcatgtggaagctgtgacattaccgtgaaggaaaaaccatccaaaacaaaccatggcttacagtcagattcagccgtttatttatgatccagaatcagatcccgaggctgaaactgaacgagagcagaagcagcaacgactcgctccgagcggggctcgaacccgggtctccagcatgggaggcggacgcactaacaaggaggcagagatatttgaagcagttttactcaccgcctgcggttccaacacacgatcgtggcccttgTTCGTTGGGACTgcaatccgtcgtcaaactgggccttgtttgtaaaacaagcatcttcgaaatgcagggaacaaacacaaacacttgtacaactccgttgatgttctgtaaaaataaactccatccactggtcccttaatgccgttttttttttggtaatctgtgcagggttgtcttgccctggcaaccaaaaacacacttcttttgtgacttttcgcgacgctctcgctctgatcagtgaacgtctgaatttaaattaacgatcaattaatcgattaatcgttgaccataatgctgcaaaatgcgtctattgcatgCACGCAGCCACAGGCATGACAGGATTTtcaaaatccacacacacacacacacacacacacacacacacacacaaaacgctttctcacttgaattaatggGGTTTTAggctgaataaaatgctagtacaaggattataaaatgaatagatgtgattatgataatttgataaaatgaagagagtgtgtcgtacgtttgagatcattttactttgttgactgttttctGGCACGGAGACCGCTGAACgcacctctttaaatggttttgtggttcttgttgtattttaaaacacaattgcaatgttgtggatttttgtttatattatttataatgtaaactacttaacacacattcacacatagatggaaaagatgatcctctttatatgagcaaaaacgtcattggcataacagcagagtggatcGGTATACTACgctctatttaaactgaccaatgtaatcttttaaatgtttagttgactgtattttattttgataatgaaaagACTGGGATGTAAGTTTGAATCACTACAATATACGTATGCGCCAGACTCCGGCGCGaacgaaacagctgagacataaaaaaacacaaaactttcgcaaaagtgtttactttcatttgtgcacactcccAATAAAAAACTGAAGATTTGTGCTCTTATAGGGttaggaaaatgttagatcgtgaCCATGGCTCTGGATGCCGTTTGAGATATAGCCTTCATTTAtgtggctttgttctggtttgccggtttcttttcctaaatcttcacagtctaaccctctaattttgcaggtttattttattatttttcacttttaatcTCATCTCTTTTATTGTGTGTGGTAGGGAAATTAAAGATTacatgaattaagaatttgttcgatttattaatttattcctttatttcagttaaccCATGGGttattttgggaacaaaattaatgaaacatggacaattgccacaaatGAATAAGTCGTAGGAACGAaataacaagttgtaggaattaATAGTCTatctacctgtcctgtcactgtgtcccgcagccctgcaaagcgcattTATCTGATGAAATTACTTAGTtattacatttctattgcttttcaagttgaattacttttgttttgtttctatttcaatgtacttttaaagtttaaatcacattaaaagcttaattagtaCATTGTAAATTaatgatgatgcatttatatatggtcaccgtcactcacagccgctcgcacgtgttttGTGCATGAGTCTCGTGTGGCCCAACATTAAATCGGTtgacagccttaatcgattgcatctcttatcgacaattaatcgatcatcgattaatcgttgacatccctagctttcattcagcgcgtctctcatgtgttcccccatgtgcttctcatgcgtgcttgtttacatcagagtgcACCAAAGTCTTTCAAGAAGCACacagcagtgttgtgcatttttaccagttgatgggaaaattattcttaaaatgtatTCCAAATTCGGAATAATTTATCATATacaattattcacggtatttagaagtgcccatgataacaatattgtgcatattcattaccgtgatatatcaCATTAccgaatatgaaatatgaattaaattcatatgaaatttaaacatttctgGCCTCACCCCTGCTGTGTAGTAGGGATGCATGTGATTTTGGATGCATCCTAAGAATTTAATTAGGGGTCATATCTTTATTATGATTGGTTGATCCGGAACCAATTAGAGATCAGGTATTACTCCTATTCATAAAATTTAGATCTGCTGTGCTCATGttacatcatatttatttttatgtgtgttttaaaGCATTGAGAAGTAAAACCAATCAAATGTGATTCCGTTAAGCTTATGAATACATTGACAATCAGATGCCTTTGGATTACTCATTGCTGAAATGCTAGGGTTTTGTTCAGTGTGTGCGCTCTCTGACTGAATTCTGCTCTCTTGTGAATTCTCTCATCATACAAAAAAGTTCTGTTCAATGTATGATgtaaagtaatagattaatttcaCAGTGTAGACAGCTTTACTGATTAAGTTACTCAGCCTAGACTTTAGTCGGTGATAatattctttgataatgtaaattttCTTTGCAAGCTTTCTGTATATCATTTATTCACTGTTTTAATAGCAGTATGAATGAAAGCAttataattacttatttaaaaaaggtaGCCTAccgaaaaaaaatgaaaacaatgttcGTAGTTGGTGACTACTATATTTTAAGTAACAGTAGGGCCATGGCAGAGCAGTAGTGGTACACACTTGATCTGGATTCttcaattcataaaaaaaaaacaaaaaaaaaaacacagagcaCACTTGAGAGGTATAATGAAAAAAGACTGTGATACTGTAAATTTACTGTACAATATAAcatctttttataatttttttttcaccaggTATATCTAGTGATGCGTTGGAGGTGACTGTGGGAGATAATGTCACTCTAAAAAGCTCTTCTGGAGTAACGAGTGAAGATCAGATACTGTGGAAGTTTGAAGGCTCCATCATAGTTAAAGTAGAGGAAGCAAAAGGAATCAACGATTTTTCTGAAGATGAGAAATTCAAAGACAGGTTGAAACTGGACAAACAGAATGGATCTCTAAACATAACAAATATCGAATTTAAACATGCTGGAAATTATCAACTAGATATCAGTGGGAAAGCACCTATTAAACCCCAAACATTCAGTGTCACTGTCCATGGTGAGTAACTCAAGTCATACATTACAGTGTTGTAAGTGAATTAAAATCTGCATTAATTGTCTGAGAACAATTTAGATCTGTAGAAAGATCCCATGTTTTATCTTTGAATACCTGTTGTTTGTCTGTACACATATTGTTACAAAGCAGCTATCAAGAGAACAGTGTCTCATTAACACTCAGATAGCAAACGAAGGTGCAGTGATAAGGAAAAAAAGATGTTTGAACAAAATGAGTAAGAAGTATCAATAGCTGGAGAAGCTGACCATCCTCAGTCTggcacattttttaataaaactttacAAGCATTTATGTATTCACATacacaatttacatttaatccAGGCACACTGTATTGATGGTaatattcacaaattattttatgttcaaaaCAAATGGCACTATGTTATTATGAAACATATAATGATTCTGAATTAcagaaaaataactaaataagatcaaaagtgactgtttgaacaaaaaaggttctttaatttaatattttattacaaattatattatcagcgtaataattttaatgaagagaagaactgaaaaaataaacaagaatgtCTTAGTATTTGGGAAGTCTCTTCATTGCTTTAATGACAGCCGCTGTAGCTACATAAACTAAACCTAAAAATCATATTCTCCAGCATTATTTGTTATGATCATAAAAGAAGAGCTTCAGTTAATTATTCTGACATGTTcactatgcattttaaatcaagaaaCACTGTTTCCAGGCTTAAATCAGATTTTGAGTTTTCAGTATGATCTCACTATATACAACTGACAACTTTATAAGACTACTGTGTTTTAAACTGTTTGTTTGTTCTCCTTATGTTTGTTGTTGAAACAGATGTTAAGTCAGAGTCAAAGAAAGAGGGAGATTATTTCTCTCTATCAACTGATGTTAAAGGACAAAAAGGCAATCTGATACTATGGAAGTTTAACGGTCAAGTCATCCCCACTGATCACTTAACCATTTAACTGTCGCCCCACTAGTTGAGCTCAAACCCAAACACgacataaacaaactaaaacagTTACAGTTCATGAACCCTCTGGACTACAGACATAACTGAGGGCTCTTTAGAAAGATGATAGTTGTGGGTTTGCCATTCATATATGAACATCATTTATGCCAATATAGACTAAAAGTCAgagatgtttaaatatttagagAAAGTAATAATCAatttatttgcatacatttttaataaaaataaatatatgaaaccaTGTTAGAGAAACTAAAAAATTACTTAAGTTAAAGCTATAAGTCGTAACTAGTTATCATTTAAATTTGAGGATAGGGCCACTAAAAATTTGGtttctgttaaactttttttctataacaatgtgaatataaaaaaatggaaCTTGGAGACATCAAGTGGCAACTGGTAATAAATATAAGGTAAAACACAACTAAACTG is from Carassius gibelio isolate Cgi1373 ecotype wild population from Czech Republic chromosome B22, carGib1.2-hapl.c, whole genome shotgun sequence and encodes:
- the LOC127986834 gene encoding uncharacterized protein LOC127986834 — encoded protein: MRNYSCLLWFLLFVEGISSDALEVTVGDNVTLKSSSGVTSEDQILWKFEGSIIVKVEEAKGINDFSEDEKFKDRLKLDKQNGSLNITNIEFKHAGNYQLDISGKAPIKPQTFSVTVHDVKSESKKEGDYFSLSTDVKGQKGNLILWKFNGQVIPTDHLNGTKWSNIKVSEDTGNLSFEKIQINQTGIYEVEINTSNLFLNRKFNITVAPPPPPPPSGAPSGICGAGVGLVVWVVTVFFLQEV